Proteins from one Panthera leo isolate Ple1 chromosome D1, P.leo_Ple1_pat1.1, whole genome shotgun sequence genomic window:
- the GRK2 gene encoding beta-adrenergic receptor kinase 1 isoform X2 — protein sequence MQKYLEDRGEVTFEKIFSQKLGYLLFRDFCLKHLEEAKPLVEFYEEIKKYEKLETEEERLARSREVFDTYIMKELLACSHPFSKSATEHVQGHLVKKQVPPDLFQPYIEEICQNLRGDVFQKFIESDKFTRFCQWKNVELNIHLTMNDFSVHRIIGRGGFGEVYGCRKADTGKMYAMKCLDKKRIKMKQGETLALNERIMLSLVSTGDCPFIVCMSYAFHTPDKLSFILDLMNGGDLHYHLSQHGVFSEADMRFYAAEIILGLEHMHNRFVVYRDLKPANILLDEHGHVRISDLGLACDFSKKKPHASVGTHGYMAPEVLQKGVAYDSSADWFSLGCMLFKLLRGHSPFRQHKTKDKHEIDRMTLTMAVELPDSFSPELRSLLEGLLQRDVNRRLGCLGRGAQEVKESPFFRSLDWQMVFLQKYPPPLIPPRGEVNAADAFDIGSFDEEDTKGIKLLDSDQELYRNFPLTISERWQQEVAETVFDTINAETDRLEARKKTKNKQLGHEEDYALGKDCIMHGYMAKMGNPFLTQWQRRYFYLFPNRLEWRGEGEAPQSLLTMEEIQSVEETQIKERKCLLLKIRGGKQFVLQCDSDPELVQWKKELRDAYREAQQLVQRVPKMKNKPRSPVVELSKVPLVQRGSANGL from the exons ATGCAGAAGTACCTGGAAGACCGGGGCGAGGTGACCTTTGAGAAGATCTTCTCCCAGAAGCTGG GGTACCTGCTCTTCCGAGACTTCTGCCTGAAACACCTAGAGGAGGCCAAGCCGTTGGTGGAGTTCTATGAGGAG ATCAAGAAATACGAGAagctggagacagaggaggagcgCTTGGCTCGCAGCCGGGAGGTCTTCGACACCTACATCATGAAGGAGCTGCTGGCCTGCTCACAC CCCTTCTCGAAAAGTGCCACTGAGCACGTCCAGGGCCACCTGGTGAAGAAGCAGGTTCCTCCGGATCTCTTCCAG CCATACATTGAAGAGATTTGTCAGAACCTCCGAGGGGATGTGTTCCAGAAATTCATCGAGAG CGATAAATTCACACGATTTTGCCAGTGGAAGAATGTGGAGCTCAACATCCAT CTGACCATGAACGACTTCAGCGTGCACCGCATCATCGGACGAGGGGGCTTCGGCGAGGTCTATGGGTGCCGGAAGGCCGACACGGGCAAGAT GTACGCCATGAAGTGTCTGGATAAGAAGCGCATCAAGATGAAGCAGGGGGAGACCCTGGCCCTGAACGAGCGCATCATGCTGTCCCTCGTCAGCACTGGG GACTGCCCGTTCATCGTGTGCATGTCGTACGCATTCCACACGCCGGACAAGCTCAGCTTCATCCTcgatctcatgaacg GCGGGGACCTGCACTACCACCTGTCCCAGCACGGGGTTTTCTCCGAGGCCGACATGCGCTTCTACGCGGCCGAGATCATCCTGGGCCTGGAGCACATGCACAACCGCTTCGTTGTCTATCGGGACCTGAAG CCAGCCAACATCCTTCTGGACGAGCACGGTCACGTGCGCATCTCAGACCTCGGCCTGGCCTGCGACTTCTCCAAGAAGAAGCCCCACGCCAGCGT GGGCACCCACGGGTACATGGCCCCTGAGGTCCTGCAGAAGGGCGTGGCCTACGATAGCAGCGCTGACTGGTTCTCCCTGGGCTGCATGCTTTTCAAGTTGCTGCGGGG GCACAGCCCCTTTCGGCAGCACAAGACCAAAGATAAGCACGAGATTGACCGCATGACATTGACGATG GCTGTGGAGCTGCCCGACTCCTTCTCCCCCGAGCTCCGTTCCTTGCTGGAGGGGCTGCTGCAGAGGGATGTCAACCGGAGACTGGGCTGCCTGGGTCGAGG GGCCCAGGAGGTAAAGGAGAGCCCCTTCTTCCGCTCCTTGGACTGGCAAATGGTCTTCTTGCAGAAG TACCCTCCCCCGCTGATCCCCCCTCGAGGGGAGGTGAACGCTGCTGACGCCTTCGACATTGGCTCCTTTGACGAGGAGGACACAAAAGGAATCAAG TTGCTGGACAGTGACCAGGAACTCTACCGCAACTTCCCCCTCACCATCTCGGAGCGGTGGCAGCAGGAGGTGGCGGAGACGGTCTTCGACACCATCAATGCCGAGACCGACCGGCTGGAGGCCcgcaagaaaaccaaaaacaagcagTTGGGCCACGAGGAAG ACTACGCCCTGGGCAAGGACTGCATCATGCATGGCTACATGGCCAAGATGGGCAACCCCTTCCTGACGCAGTGGCAGAGGCGGTACTTCTACTTGTTCCCCAACCGGCTGGAGTGGCGGGGCGAGGGCGAGGCCCCG CAGAGCCTGCTGACCATGGAGGAGATCCAGTCTGTGGAGGAGACGCAGATCAAGGAGCGGAAGTGCCTCCTTCTCAAGATCCGCGGCGGCAAACAGTTTGTGCTGCAGTGCGAC AGCGACCCTGAGCTGGTGCAGTGGAAGAAGGAGCTTCGGGACGCGTACCGCGAGGCCCAGCAGCTGGTGCAGCGCGTGCCCAAGATGAAGAACAAGCCGCGCTCGCCCGTGGTGGAGCTGAGCAAGGTGCCGCTGGTCCAGCGCGGCAGTGCCAACGGCCTCTGA
- the ANKRD13D gene encoding ankyrin repeat domain-containing protein 13D, with product MAGPGPTFPLHRLVWANRHRELEAALHSRQHDIEQEDPRGRTPLELAVSLGNLESVRVLLRHNANVGKESCQGWAVLQEAVSTGDPEMVQLVLQYRDYQRATQRLAGIPELLSKLRQAPDFYVEMKWEFTSWVPLVSKMCPSDVYRVWKRGESLRVDTSLLGFEHMTWQRGRRSFIFKGQEAGALVMEVDHDRQVVHTETLGLALHEPEALLAAMRPTEEHVASRLTSPIVSTHLDTRNVAFERNKCGIWGWRSEKMETVSGYEAKVYSATNVELVTRTRTEHLSDQDKSRSKGGKTPFQSFLGMAQQHSSHSGAPVQQAASPTNPTAISPSEYFDPNFSLESRNIGRPIEMSSKVQRFKATLWLSEEHPLSLGDQVTPIIDLMAISNAHFAKLRDFITLRLPPGFPVKIEIPLFHVLNARITFSNLCGCDEPLSSVWVPAPSSGSAVTASGSPFPCEVDPAVFEVPEGYSVLGTERSEPLRDEDDALLQFAIRQSLLEAGAEAEQVTVWEALTNTRPGAHPPPQAAAYEEQLQLERALQESLRMSTEPNGPESPHRTPPAPAPPSFEEQLRLALELSSREQEERERRGQQEEEDLQRILRLSLTEH from the exons ATGGCCGGCCCGGGCCCCACCTTCCCGCTGCACCGGCTCGTCTGGGCGAACCGGCACCGCGAACTGGAGGCCGCGCTCCACAGCCGCCAG CACGACATTGAACAGGAGGACCCCCGGGGGCGCACTCCCCTGGAGCTGGCTGTGTCCCTGGGGAACCTGGAGTCCGTGAGAGTGCTCCTTCGACACAATGCCAATGTGGGCAAAGAGAGCTGCCAGGGCTGGGCAG TCCTGCAGGAGGCGGTCAGCACCGGGGACCCGGAGATGGTGCAGCTGGTGCTCCAGTACCGGGACTACCAGAGGGCCACACAGAGGCTGGCTGGCATTCCAGAATTGCTCAGCAAGCTCCGCCAG GCCCCCGATTTCTACGTGGAAATGAAGTGGGAGTTCACCAGCTGGG TGCCCCTCGTGTCCAAGATGTGCCCGAGTGACGTGTACCGAGTGTGGAAGCGGGGCGAGAGCCTGCGGGTGGACACCAGTCTCCTGGGCTTTGAGCACATGACCTGGCAGCGCGGCCGGCGGAGCTTTATCTTCAAGGGCCAGG AGGCGGGAGCCTTGGTGATGGAAGTGGACCACGACCGGCAGGTGGTGCACACCGAGACGCTGGGGCTCGCCCTGCACGAGCCGGAAGCGCTGCTGGCCGCCATGCGGCCCACTGAAGAGCACGTGGCCAGCCGTCTCACCTCTCCTATCGTCTCCACCCACCTGGACACTCGAAATGTGGCCTTCGAGAG GAACAAATGTGGTATCTGGGGCTGGCGGTCTGAGAAGATGGAAACCGTTAGCGGCTACGAGGCCAAG gtATACAGTGCCACCAACGTGGAGCTGGTGACACGCACTCGCACGGAGCACCTCTCTGATCAGGACAAGTCGAGGAGCAAAG GAGGGAAGACTCCATTCCAGTCCTTCCTCGGGATGGCCCAGCAGCACTCCTCTCACAGCGGG GCTCCTGTGCAGCAGGCCGCCAGCCCCACCAACCCCACAGCCATTTCCCCCAGTGAATACTTCGACCCCAACTTCAGCCTGGAGTCCAGGAACATCGGCCGCCCCATTGAGATGTCCAGCAAAGTGCAGAG GTTCAAGGCAACACTGTGGCTGAGCGAGGAGCACCCACTGTCCCTGGGTGACCAGGTGACGCCCATCATTGACCTGATGGCTATCAGCAACGCTCACTTTGCCAAGCTGCGTGACTTCATCACCCTGCGCCTGCCCCCCGGCTTCCCGGTCAAGATTG AGATCCCCCTTTTCCACGTGCTCAACGCCCGCATCACCTTCAGCAACCTGTGTGGCTGTGACGAGCCCCTGAGCTCGGTGTGGGTGCCGGCCCCCAGCTCTGGCTCTGCCGTCACAGCTTCAG GGAGCCCTTTCCCGTGTGAGGTGGACCCCGCCGTGTTTGAGGTGCCCGAGGGGTACAGCGTGCTGGGCACGGAGCGCAGCGAGCCCCTTCGCGACGAGGACGACGCCCTGCTCCAGTTCGCCatcaggcagagcctgcttgaggcgGGCGCGGAGGCGGAGCAG GTGACTGTCTGGGAGGCCCTGACCAACACCCGGCCCGgtgcccaccctcctccccaagcCGCCGCCTACGAGGAGCAGCTTCAGCTGGAGCG GGCCCTCCAAGAGAGCCTGCGGATgtccacagagcccaatggcCCAGAGTCCCCTCACAGGAcacccccggccccggcccccccaAGCTTTGAGGAGCAGCTTCGCCTGGCCCTGGAGTTGTCTTCGAGGGAGCAGGAGGAGCGGGAACGGCgggggcagcaggaggaggaagacttACAGAGGATCCTGCGGCTCTCACTCACGGAGCACTGA
- the GRK2 gene encoding beta-adrenergic receptor kinase 1 isoform X1, which translates to MADLEAVLADVSYLMAMEKSKATPAARASKKILLPEPSIRSVMQKYLEDRGEVTFEKIFSQKLGYLLFRDFCLKHLEEAKPLVEFYEEIKKYEKLETEEERLARSREVFDTYIMKELLACSHPFSKSATEHVQGHLVKKQVPPDLFQPYIEEICQNLRGDVFQKFIESDKFTRFCQWKNVELNIHLTMNDFSVHRIIGRGGFGEVYGCRKADTGKMYAMKCLDKKRIKMKQGETLALNERIMLSLVSTGDCPFIVCMSYAFHTPDKLSFILDLMNGGDLHYHLSQHGVFSEADMRFYAAEIILGLEHMHNRFVVYRDLKPANILLDEHGHVRISDLGLACDFSKKKPHASVGTHGYMAPEVLQKGVAYDSSADWFSLGCMLFKLLRGHSPFRQHKTKDKHEIDRMTLTMAVELPDSFSPELRSLLEGLLQRDVNRRLGCLGRGAQEVKESPFFRSLDWQMVFLQKYPPPLIPPRGEVNAADAFDIGSFDEEDTKGIKLLDSDQELYRNFPLTISERWQQEVAETVFDTINAETDRLEARKKTKNKQLGHEEDYALGKDCIMHGYMAKMGNPFLTQWQRRYFYLFPNRLEWRGEGEAPQSLLTMEEIQSVEETQIKERKCLLLKIRGGKQFVLQCDSDPELVQWKKELRDAYREAQQLVQRVPKMKNKPRSPVVELSKVPLVQRGSANGL; encoded by the exons CATCCGAAGCGTCATGCAGAAGTACCTGGAAGACCGGGGCGAGGTGACCTTTGAGAAGATCTTCTCCCAGAAGCTGG GGTACCTGCTCTTCCGAGACTTCTGCCTGAAACACCTAGAGGAGGCCAAGCCGTTGGTGGAGTTCTATGAGGAG ATCAAGAAATACGAGAagctggagacagaggaggagcgCTTGGCTCGCAGCCGGGAGGTCTTCGACACCTACATCATGAAGGAGCTGCTGGCCTGCTCACAC CCCTTCTCGAAAAGTGCCACTGAGCACGTCCAGGGCCACCTGGTGAAGAAGCAGGTTCCTCCGGATCTCTTCCAG CCATACATTGAAGAGATTTGTCAGAACCTCCGAGGGGATGTGTTCCAGAAATTCATCGAGAG CGATAAATTCACACGATTTTGCCAGTGGAAGAATGTGGAGCTCAACATCCAT CTGACCATGAACGACTTCAGCGTGCACCGCATCATCGGACGAGGGGGCTTCGGCGAGGTCTATGGGTGCCGGAAGGCCGACACGGGCAAGAT GTACGCCATGAAGTGTCTGGATAAGAAGCGCATCAAGATGAAGCAGGGGGAGACCCTGGCCCTGAACGAGCGCATCATGCTGTCCCTCGTCAGCACTGGG GACTGCCCGTTCATCGTGTGCATGTCGTACGCATTCCACACGCCGGACAAGCTCAGCTTCATCCTcgatctcatgaacg GCGGGGACCTGCACTACCACCTGTCCCAGCACGGGGTTTTCTCCGAGGCCGACATGCGCTTCTACGCGGCCGAGATCATCCTGGGCCTGGAGCACATGCACAACCGCTTCGTTGTCTATCGGGACCTGAAG CCAGCCAACATCCTTCTGGACGAGCACGGTCACGTGCGCATCTCAGACCTCGGCCTGGCCTGCGACTTCTCCAAGAAGAAGCCCCACGCCAGCGT GGGCACCCACGGGTACATGGCCCCTGAGGTCCTGCAGAAGGGCGTGGCCTACGATAGCAGCGCTGACTGGTTCTCCCTGGGCTGCATGCTTTTCAAGTTGCTGCGGGG GCACAGCCCCTTTCGGCAGCACAAGACCAAAGATAAGCACGAGATTGACCGCATGACATTGACGATG GCTGTGGAGCTGCCCGACTCCTTCTCCCCCGAGCTCCGTTCCTTGCTGGAGGGGCTGCTGCAGAGGGATGTCAACCGGAGACTGGGCTGCCTGGGTCGAGG GGCCCAGGAGGTAAAGGAGAGCCCCTTCTTCCGCTCCTTGGACTGGCAAATGGTCTTCTTGCAGAAG TACCCTCCCCCGCTGATCCCCCCTCGAGGGGAGGTGAACGCTGCTGACGCCTTCGACATTGGCTCCTTTGACGAGGAGGACACAAAAGGAATCAAG TTGCTGGACAGTGACCAGGAACTCTACCGCAACTTCCCCCTCACCATCTCGGAGCGGTGGCAGCAGGAGGTGGCGGAGACGGTCTTCGACACCATCAATGCCGAGACCGACCGGCTGGAGGCCcgcaagaaaaccaaaaacaagcagTTGGGCCACGAGGAAG ACTACGCCCTGGGCAAGGACTGCATCATGCATGGCTACATGGCCAAGATGGGCAACCCCTTCCTGACGCAGTGGCAGAGGCGGTACTTCTACTTGTTCCCCAACCGGCTGGAGTGGCGGGGCGAGGGCGAGGCCCCG CAGAGCCTGCTGACCATGGAGGAGATCCAGTCTGTGGAGGAGACGCAGATCAAGGAGCGGAAGTGCCTCCTTCTCAAGATCCGCGGCGGCAAACAGTTTGTGCTGCAGTGCGAC AGCGACCCTGAGCTGGTGCAGTGGAAGAAGGAGCTTCGGGACGCGTACCGCGAGGCCCAGCAGCTGGTGCAGCGCGTGCCCAAGATGAAGAACAAGCCGCGCTCGCCCGTGGTGGAGCTGAGCAAGGTGCCGCTGGTCCAGCGCGGCAGTGCCAACGGCCTCTGA